A section of the Jaculus jaculus isolate mJacJac1 chromosome 6, mJacJac1.mat.Y.cur, whole genome shotgun sequence genome encodes:
- the Ccdc65 gene encoding dynein regulatory complex subunit 2 isoform X2 gives MPKKGKKAKAPLSDEEQLLLFQQKLLADEETAKKKERLLNQFLKDKLAKEEHNSALNLNKINTQWRMVLREVKTRELHKDIEILSQTFERVVDCKDSVIKCHVSCRKTIIDQHEKEMHYLQDVFMAMEQNYIDSEYESKLEFQSMWDDLKNKNLEEKHFLRLQLENIVEDLWRRFQDALKNYTDATEDRKIAFEALKVKDEKSSKEIEAQMKRIQKLQEAISILKGKIMAHSRESEEQNQCIRNDKELVHVHLRKLKTQRTQAREVSQENLVKLTLESNATLKALRKIVDKGEKILKLAEICRKFETEEEKVLPFYASALTPKEQAEVEALNQEELTEDLAQVMVNYTGMENFWKRYNKVKLEVLSLQHRRAQLLDISGKLKEMLKQYLDGISVSDEVLSQPNPLFIVNHRSNLAQPLSMPAAQSGDK, from the exons ATGccgaagaaagggaagaaagcgAAGGCACCCTTGTCGGATGAGGAGCAGCTGCTTCTGTTTCAACAGAAGTTGCTGGCCGATGAGGAGACagccaagaagaaagagaggctcCTCAACCAGTTCTTGAAG GACAAGCTAGCCAAGGAGGAGCACAACAGTGCCCTGAACCTTAATAAGATCAACACTCAGTGGAGAATGGTCCTTAGGGAAGTCAAGACCAGAGAGCTTCATAAGGACATTGAGATCCTCAGCCAAACGTTTGAACGAGTGGTGGACTGCAAGGACAGTGTCATCAAG TGTCATGTCTCCTGTAGGAAGACAATTATTGACCAACATGAGAAAGAGATGCACTACCTACAAGATGTCTTCATGGCCATGGAGCAGAACTATATAGATTCTGAGTATGAAAGCAAGCTGGAGTTCCAGAGCATGTGGGATGATCTCAAAAACAAG AATTTAGAAGAGAAGCACTTTTTACGACTACAACTCGAGAACATAGTGGAAGATCTGTGGCGAAGGTTCCAGGATGCACTCAAGAACTACACTGATGCCACAGAGGACAGGAAAATTGCCTTTGAGGCCCTAAAGGTGAAGGATGAGAAAAGCTCCAAAGAGATTGAAGCACAGATGAAAAGAATACAGAAACTGCAG GAGGCCATAAGTATTTTGAAAGGAAAGATTATGGCACACAGCCGTGAGAGTGAGGAGCAGAACCAGTGTATCCGTAATGACAAGGAGCTGGTCCATGTACACCTGCGAAAACTCAAGACCCAAAGGACTCAGGCCCGGGAAGTATCTCAGGAGAACTTAGTCAAACTTACCCTGGAAAGCAATGCTACCCTCAAGGCCTTGAGGAAGATCGTGGATAAG GGTGAAAAGATCCTTAAGCTTGCTGAAATATGTAGGAAATTTGAAACGGAGGAAGAGAAAGTGCTGCCTTTCTATGCTTCAGCATTGACTCCTAAGGAGCAGGCTGAAGTTGAGGCCCTGAATCAGGAAGAGCTCACAGAGGACCTAGCCCAG GTGATGGTGAACTACACAGGGATGGAGAATTTCTGGAAAAGGTACAATAAAGTGAAGCTGGAGGTACTAAGCCTGCAGCACAGACGAGCCCAGCTGTTGGACAtcagtgggaagctgaaggagATGCTCAAGCAGTACTTGGATGGCATCTCAGTGAGTGACGAAGTGCTCAGCCAGCCCAACCCCCTCTTCATAGTGAACCATCGAAGCAACCTAGCCCAGCCCTTGTCTATGCCTGCAGCCCAGTCAGGTGACAAATAA
- the Ccdc65 gene encoding dynein regulatory complex subunit 2 isoform X1, translating to MPKKGKKAKAPLSDEEQLLLFQQKLLADEETAKKKERLLNQFLKDKLAKEEHNSALNLNKINTQWRMVLREVKTRELHKDIEILSQTFERVVDCKDSVIKSLAKDLSEAEEQYAHALHSHLHNVDQLLALQRRRLNLLEESYNMELDTLTKEFETERKTIIDQHEKEMHYLQDVFMAMEQNYIDSEYESKLEFQSMWDDLKNKNLEEKHFLRLQLENIVEDLWRRFQDALKNYTDATEDRKIAFEALKVKDEKSSKEIEAQMKRIQKLQEAISILKGKIMAHSRESEEQNQCIRNDKELVHVHLRKLKTQRTQAREVSQENLVKLTLESNATLKALRKIVDKGEKILKLAEICRKFETEEEKVLPFYASALTPKEQAEVEALNQEELTEDLAQVMVNYTGMENFWKRYNKVKLEVLSLQHRRAQLLDISGKLKEMLKQYLDGISVSDEVLSQPNPLFIVNHRSNLAQPLSMPAAQSGDK from the exons ATGccgaagaaagggaagaaagcgAAGGCACCCTTGTCGGATGAGGAGCAGCTGCTTCTGTTTCAACAGAAGTTGCTGGCCGATGAGGAGACagccaagaagaaagagaggctcCTCAACCAGTTCTTGAAG GACAAGCTAGCCAAGGAGGAGCACAACAGTGCCCTGAACCTTAATAAGATCAACACTCAGTGGAGAATGGTCCTTAGGGAAGTCAAGACCAGAGAGCTTCATAAGGACATTGAGATCCTCAGCCAAACGTTTGAACGAGTGGTGGACTGCAAGGACAGTGTCATCAAG TCTTTAGCTAAGGACTTGTCAGAAGCTGAAGAGCAGTATGCCCATGCCCTGCACAGCCATTTGCACAACGTTGACCAGCTCTTGGCCCTGCAGAGGCGCCGTCTCAACCTCCTAGAGGAAAGTTACAACATGGAGCTTGACACCCTAACCAAAGAGTTTGAGACAGAAAG GAAGACAATTATTGACCAACATGAGAAAGAGATGCACTACCTACAAGATGTCTTCATGGCCATGGAGCAGAACTATATAGATTCTGAGTATGAAAGCAAGCTGGAGTTCCAGAGCATGTGGGATGATCTCAAAAACAAG AATTTAGAAGAGAAGCACTTTTTACGACTACAACTCGAGAACATAGTGGAAGATCTGTGGCGAAGGTTCCAGGATGCACTCAAGAACTACACTGATGCCACAGAGGACAGGAAAATTGCCTTTGAGGCCCTAAAGGTGAAGGATGAGAAAAGCTCCAAAGAGATTGAAGCACAGATGAAAAGAATACAGAAACTGCAG GAGGCCATAAGTATTTTGAAAGGAAAGATTATGGCACACAGCCGTGAGAGTGAGGAGCAGAACCAGTGTATCCGTAATGACAAGGAGCTGGTCCATGTACACCTGCGAAAACTCAAGACCCAAAGGACTCAGGCCCGGGAAGTATCTCAGGAGAACTTAGTCAAACTTACCCTGGAAAGCAATGCTACCCTCAAGGCCTTGAGGAAGATCGTGGATAAG GGTGAAAAGATCCTTAAGCTTGCTGAAATATGTAGGAAATTTGAAACGGAGGAAGAGAAAGTGCTGCCTTTCTATGCTTCAGCATTGACTCCTAAGGAGCAGGCTGAAGTTGAGGCCCTGAATCAGGAAGAGCTCACAGAGGACCTAGCCCAG GTGATGGTGAACTACACAGGGATGGAGAATTTCTGGAAAAGGTACAATAAAGTGAAGCTGGAGGTACTAAGCCTGCAGCACAGACGAGCCCAGCTGTTGGACAtcagtgggaagctgaaggagATGCTCAAGCAGTACTTGGATGGCATCTCAGTGAGTGACGAAGTGCTCAGCCAGCCCAACCCCCTCTTCATAGTGAACCATCGAAGCAACCTAGCCCAGCCCTTGTCTATGCCTGCAGCCCAGTCAGGTGACAAATAA
- the Ccdc65 gene encoding dynein regulatory complex subunit 2 isoform X3 has product MPKKGKKAKAPLSDEEQLLLFQQKLLADEETAKKKERLLNQFLKDKLAKEEHNSALNLNKINTQWRMVLREVKTRELHKDIEILSQTFERVVDCKDSVIKNLEEKHFLRLQLENIVEDLWRRFQDALKNYTDATEDRKIAFEALKVKDEKSSKEIEAQMKRIQKLQEAISILKGKIMAHSRESEEQNQCIRNDKELVHVHLRKLKTQRTQAREVSQENLVKLTLESNATLKALRKIVDKGEKILKLAEICRKFETEEEKVLPFYASALTPKEQAEVEALNQEELTEDLAQVMVNYTGMENFWKRYNKVKLEVLSLQHRRAQLLDISGKLKEMLKQYLDGISVSDEVLSQPNPLFIVNHRSNLAQPLSMPAAQSGDK; this is encoded by the exons ATGccgaagaaagggaagaaagcgAAGGCACCCTTGTCGGATGAGGAGCAGCTGCTTCTGTTTCAACAGAAGTTGCTGGCCGATGAGGAGACagccaagaagaaagagaggctcCTCAACCAGTTCTTGAAG GACAAGCTAGCCAAGGAGGAGCACAACAGTGCCCTGAACCTTAATAAGATCAACACTCAGTGGAGAATGGTCCTTAGGGAAGTCAAGACCAGAGAGCTTCATAAGGACATTGAGATCCTCAGCCAAACGTTTGAACGAGTGGTGGACTGCAAGGACAGTGTCATCAAG AATTTAGAAGAGAAGCACTTTTTACGACTACAACTCGAGAACATAGTGGAAGATCTGTGGCGAAGGTTCCAGGATGCACTCAAGAACTACACTGATGCCACAGAGGACAGGAAAATTGCCTTTGAGGCCCTAAAGGTGAAGGATGAGAAAAGCTCCAAAGAGATTGAAGCACAGATGAAAAGAATACAGAAACTGCAG GAGGCCATAAGTATTTTGAAAGGAAAGATTATGGCACACAGCCGTGAGAGTGAGGAGCAGAACCAGTGTATCCGTAATGACAAGGAGCTGGTCCATGTACACCTGCGAAAACTCAAGACCCAAAGGACTCAGGCCCGGGAAGTATCTCAGGAGAACTTAGTCAAACTTACCCTGGAAAGCAATGCTACCCTCAAGGCCTTGAGGAAGATCGTGGATAAG GGTGAAAAGATCCTTAAGCTTGCTGAAATATGTAGGAAATTTGAAACGGAGGAAGAGAAAGTGCTGCCTTTCTATGCTTCAGCATTGACTCCTAAGGAGCAGGCTGAAGTTGAGGCCCTGAATCAGGAAGAGCTCACAGAGGACCTAGCCCAG GTGATGGTGAACTACACAGGGATGGAGAATTTCTGGAAAAGGTACAATAAAGTGAAGCTGGAGGTACTAAGCCTGCAGCACAGACGAGCCCAGCTGTTGGACAtcagtgggaagctgaaggagATGCTCAAGCAGTACTTGGATGGCATCTCAGTGAGTGACGAAGTGCTCAGCCAGCCCAACCCCCTCTTCATAGTGAACCATCGAAGCAACCTAGCCCAGCCCTTGTCTATGCCTGCAGCCCAGTCAGGTGACAAATAA
- the Ccdc65 gene encoding dynein regulatory complex subunit 2 isoform X4, with protein sequence MPKKGKKAKAPLSDEEQLLLFQQKLLADEETAKKKERLLNQFLKDKLAKEEHNSALNLNKINTQWRMVLREVKTRELHKDIEILSQTFERVVDCKDSVIKGEKILKLAEICRKFETEEEKVLPFYASALTPKEQAEVEALNQEELTEDLAQVMVNYTGMENFWKRYNKVKLEVLSLQHRRAQLLDISGKLKEMLKQYLDGISVSDEVLSQPNPLFIVNHRSNLAQPLSMPAAQSGDK encoded by the exons ATGccgaagaaagggaagaaagcgAAGGCACCCTTGTCGGATGAGGAGCAGCTGCTTCTGTTTCAACAGAAGTTGCTGGCCGATGAGGAGACagccaagaagaaagagaggctcCTCAACCAGTTCTTGAAG GACAAGCTAGCCAAGGAGGAGCACAACAGTGCCCTGAACCTTAATAAGATCAACACTCAGTGGAGAATGGTCCTTAGGGAAGTCAAGACCAGAGAGCTTCATAAGGACATTGAGATCCTCAGCCAAACGTTTGAACGAGTGGTGGACTGCAAGGACAGTGTCATCAAG GGTGAAAAGATCCTTAAGCTTGCTGAAATATGTAGGAAATTTGAAACGGAGGAAGAGAAAGTGCTGCCTTTCTATGCTTCAGCATTGACTCCTAAGGAGCAGGCTGAAGTTGAGGCCCTGAATCAGGAAGAGCTCACAGAGGACCTAGCCCAG GTGATGGTGAACTACACAGGGATGGAGAATTTCTGGAAAAGGTACAATAAAGTGAAGCTGGAGGTACTAAGCCTGCAGCACAGACGAGCCCAGCTGTTGGACAtcagtgggaagctgaaggagATGCTCAAGCAGTACTTGGATGGCATCTCAGTGAGTGACGAAGTGCTCAGCCAGCCCAACCCCCTCTTCATAGTGAACCATCGAAGCAACCTAGCCCAGCCCTTGTCTATGCCTGCAGCCCAGTCAGGTGACAAATAA
- the Fkbp11 gene encoding peptidyl-prolyl cis-trans isomerase FKBP11 isoform X1, whose protein sequence is MTLRPSLRQQLLLLLLSGAVCRAEPGLETESPVRTLQVETLVEPPEPCAEPAALGDTLHIHYTGSLIDGRIIDTSLTRDPLVIELGQKQVIPGLEQSLLDMCVGEKRRAVIPSHLAYGKRGFPPSIPADAVVQYDVELVALTRANYWQKLVKGILPLVGMAMVPALLGLIGYHLYKKANRPKVSKKKLKEEKRNKTKKK, encoded by the exons ATGACCCTGCGCCCCTCACTCCggcagcagctgctgctgctgctgctcagtgGTGCGGTGTGCCGGGCTGAGCCTGGCTTAGAAACTGAAAGTCCTGTCCGGACCCTCCAAGTGGAGACCCTG GTGGAGCCCCCTGAGCCCTGTGCGGAGCCCGCTGCGTTGGGAGACACGCTCCACATACACTACACG GGCAGCTTAATAGATGGACGCATTATTGACACCTCTCTAACCAGAGACCCTCTGGTTATAGAACTTGGCCAAAAGCAGGTGATTCCAG GTCTGGAGCAGAGCCTTCTAGACATGTGTGTAGG AGAGAAACGAAGGGCAGTCATTCCTTCTCACTTGGCCTATGGAAAACGGGGATTTCCACCATCTATCCCAG CGGATGCAGTGGTGCAGTATGATGTGGAGCTGGTTGCACTGACCCGAGCCAACTACTGGCAAAAGCTGGTGAAGGGCATTTTGCCTCTGGTAGGCATGGCTATGGTGCCAGCCCTCTTGGGCCTCATTGGGTATCACCTATACAAAAAGGCCAACAGACCTAAAGTCTCCAAAAAGAAgctcaaagaagagaaaagaaacaagactaaaaagaaataa
- the Fkbp11 gene encoding peptidyl-prolyl cis-trans isomerase FKBP11 isoform X2 produces the protein MTLRPSLRQQLLLLLLSGAVCRAEPGLETESPVRTLQVETLVEPPEPCAEPAALGDTLHIHYTGSLIDGRIIDTSLTRDPLVIELGQKQVIPGLEQSLLDMCVGEKRRAVIPSHLAYGKRGFPPSIPEMKSSQYRGFPHMQMEKSLCISLSHLPCVVKDCH, from the exons ATGACCCTGCGCCCCTCACTCCggcagcagctgctgctgctgctgctcagtgGTGCGGTGTGCCGGGCTGAGCCTGGCTTAGAAACTGAAAGTCCTGTCCGGACCCTCCAAGTGGAGACCCTG GTGGAGCCCCCTGAGCCCTGTGCGGAGCCCGCTGCGTTGGGAGACACGCTCCACATACACTACACG GGCAGCTTAATAGATGGACGCATTATTGACACCTCTCTAACCAGAGACCCTCTGGTTATAGAACTTGGCCAAAAGCAGGTGATTCCAG GTCTGGAGCAGAGCCTTCTAGACATGTGTGTAGG AGAGAAACGAAGGGCAGTCATTCCTTCTCACTTGGCCTATGGAAAACGGGGATTTCCACCATCTATCCCAG AAATGAAGTCCAGTCAGTATAGAGGATTCCCACACATGCAAATGGAAAAGAGCCTGTGTATTTCATTGTCACACCTTCCCTGTGTTGTCAAAGACTGTCACTGA
- the Arf3 gene encoding ADP-ribosylation factor 3: MGNIFGNLLKSLIGKKEMRILMVGLDAAGKTTILYKLKLGEIVTTIPTIGFNVETVEYKNISFTVWDVGGQDKIRPLWRHYFQNTQGLIFVVDSNDRERVNEAREELMRMLAEDELRDAVLLVFANKQDLPNAMNAAEITDKLGLHSLRHRNWYIQATCATSGDGLYEGLDWLANQLKNKK, from the exons ATGGGCAACATCTTTGGAAATCTTCTTAAGAGCCTGATTGGGAAGAAGGAGATGCGCATCCTAATGGTGGGTCTGGATGCTGCAGGAAAGACTACCATCTTGTACAAGCTGAAACTGGGGGAGATTGTTACCACCATTCCTACCATTG gGTTTAATGTGGAGACTGTGGAATATAAGAATATCAGCTTTACAGTATGGGACGTAGGTGGCCAGGACAAGATTCGGCCCCTCTGGAGACACTACTTCCAGAACACTCAAG GTTTGATATTTGTGGTTGATAGCAATGATCGGGAACGAGTAAATGAGGCTCGGGAAGAGCTGATGAGGATGCTAGCAGAGGATGAGCTCCGGGATGCTGTGCTTCttgtctttgcaaataaacag GATCTGCCGAATGCTATGAATGCTGCTGAAATCACGGACAAGCTGGGCCTGCATTCCCTGCGTCACCGCAACTGGTACATTCAGGCCACCTGTGCCACCAGTGGGGACGGGCTGTATGAAGgcctggactggctggccaatcaGCTCAAAAACAAGAAGTGA